A single window of Dehalococcoidales bacterium DNA harbors:
- a CDS encoding FMN-binding glutamate synthase family protein, with the protein METRKEVVEFPLAKLAPSRYHNTISQYIIKRSASCNECGLCARLCPQGVHSSGNVYSGALKPYMDRCTGFECAANEYYCIDRCPQKALSIQLNPLLETLGDYRWTAEMLLGHWVMAETGDLPVTKLEYSTGKSNGGFDRIRFKTPRQNDYLHIPDKEIDTSVKLNRRNDGRLPLSINIPVYGGGMSFGSTALPVLIGRARAAKKLGTLTCTGEGGYHDKILPYAGNVITQVATGLFGVREETIRRAPMVEFKYAQGAKPGLGGHLLGDKVTAEVAAIRQTVIGNALFSPFPFHSVYSVEDHKKQVDWVKQVNIEGLISVKVSTPVDCDMVAVGIYHAGAHVIHFDGSYGGTGAAPDIAKKNIAMPIEYAIPRVHRFLVSEGIRDQITLIASGGIRSAMDVAKAIALGADGVVIGTAELVAVECVRCGHCESGRGCPRGIATTDSELGQVISEEWAERRIVNMYLAWRKQWCELLRQYRMRSIKELVGRSDLLVHLDYLEEQERNNYLSYGG; encoded by the coding sequence ATGGAAACGAGAAAAGAAGTGGTAGAGTTTCCCCTGGCTAAACTGGCGCCTTCTCGTTACCATAATACAATCAGTCAATACATTATCAAACGGAGCGCAAGCTGTAATGAATGTGGATTATGTGCAAGGCTTTGCCCTCAAGGTGTTCACTCTTCCGGCAATGTGTATTCTGGCGCCCTGAAACCGTATATGGATCGTTGTACAGGATTTGAATGTGCCGCAAATGAATACTATTGCATTGATCGTTGCCCGCAGAAGGCATTGTCAATACAGCTAAATCCATTGCTCGAAACACTGGGCGACTACCGCTGGACAGCAGAGATGCTGTTGGGGCACTGGGTTATGGCAGAAACTGGAGACTTGCCGGTCACAAAGCTTGAATACAGCACGGGTAAATCCAATGGGGGATTTGACCGCATACGTTTTAAGACACCCAGGCAAAATGATTATCTGCACATTCCCGATAAAGAGATAGATACCAGCGTAAAGCTGAATCGCAGAAATGATGGGCGCCTGCCACTTTCGATAAACATTCCGGTTTACGGGGGTGGTATGTCATTTGGTTCAACGGCTCTTCCGGTGTTAATAGGGCGTGCGCGAGCTGCCAAAAAGCTGGGTACTCTTACCTGCACCGGTGAAGGGGGCTACCATGATAAAATTCTGCCCTATGCCGGTAATGTAATTACCCAGGTGGCTACCGGACTCTTCGGTGTCAGAGAAGAAACAATCAGACGTGCTCCAATGGTTGAGTTTAAATATGCCCAAGGAGCCAAGCCCGGTCTTGGCGGGCACTTATTAGGCGACAAGGTTACCGCTGAAGTGGCTGCAATACGTCAAACGGTAATCGGCAATGCACTCTTCTCTCCCTTTCCGTTCCATAGCGTTTATTCAGTAGAAGATCACAAGAAACAGGTGGACTGGGTAAAACAAGTAAATATTGAAGGACTGATATCCGTGAAAGTATCCACCCCTGTTGACTGCGATATGGTTGCAGTTGGCATCTATCATGCCGGAGCCCACGTGATTCATTTCGATGGCAGCTACGGTGGTACTGGCGCTGCACCGGATATAGCTAAAAAGAATATTGCCATGCCGATCGAATACGCCATTCCCAGGGTGCACCGATTTCTTGTATCCGAGGGCATTCGGGATCAGATAACTCTGATCGCGAGCGGGGGAATACGCTCTGCCATGGATGTCGCTAAGGCGATTGCACTTGGCGCCGATGGTGTGGTTATCGGTACTGCGGAATTGGTTGCCGTGGAATGCGTGCGTTGCGGCCATTGCGAGAGTGGGCGGGGGTGCCCCAGAGGTATCGCCACTACCGATTCGGAACTTGGGCAGGTAATTAGCGAGGAATGGGCAGAGCGGCGCATCGTTAACATGTATTTAGCCTGGCGCAAGCAATGGTGTGAACTTTTACGACAATACCGAATGCGCAGCATAAAGGAGTTGGTCGGCCGCAGCGATCTGCTGGTGCACCTGGATTATCTGGAAGAACAAGAAAGAAATAATTATCTATCTTACGGTGGCTAA
- a CDS encoding RNA methyltransferase — protein MQPETSLKWYKELASRDGRIDTGMFLVEGIRHIRQIADLRPDAISELIAVEGASLPEGYPVRRVTEKQFKQISSAKTPQGIMAVVKIPRHAYSDHLPASAGRRVLLLEDIQDPGNLGTLIRTASAFQFSGIIMSDKCADPFSPKCVQSAAGSVLAPWLRRTSRYLEAAACLKSDGYCLIAGSLEGESEAGTFNRENLLLALGNEGTGLSSQLRELADYLFTIPVDRRKAESLNVAVSGGIMMYLSGCFPTRRPE, from the coding sequence ATGCAACCCGAAACGTCACTTAAATGGTATAAGGAACTGGCATCCAGGGATGGCCGCATCGATACCGGGATGTTTCTGGTGGAAGGTATACGCCACATTCGCCAGATCGCAGATTTACGGCCGGATGCTATCAGTGAATTGATAGCAGTAGAAGGAGCTAGCCTTCCGGAGGGTTACCCGGTAAGGCGAGTTACAGAAAAACAGTTTAAGCAAATATCATCTGCTAAAACTCCACAGGGCATAATGGCAGTGGTTAAAATCCCCCGGCATGCTTATTCGGACCACTTGCCTGCATCTGCCGGTAGGCGAGTACTCTTACTGGAGGATATCCAGGACCCGGGCAATCTCGGCACACTCATAAGAACTGCCTCTGCGTTCCAGTTTTCCGGTATTATCATGAGCGATAAATGCGCTGATCCTTTCTCACCAAAATGTGTACAGTCTGCAGCTGGTTCGGTGCTGGCGCCATGGCTCAGGCGCACTTCTAGATATCTGGAAGCCGCAGCTTGTCTTAAATCAGATGGCTATTGCTTGATAGCTGGCAGTCTGGAAGGGGAAAGCGAAGCCGGGACATTTAACCGTGAAAACCTGCTCCTTGCACTTGGCAATGAAGGAACAGGTTTGTCCAGCCAGCTGAGAGAACTGGCTGATTATCTTTTTACTATACCGGTCGACCGGAGAAAAGCAGAGTCCTTGAACGTGGCTGTCAGCGGCGGTATTATGATGTATCTTTCCGGCTGTTTTCCTACCAGGCGTCCTGAGTAA
- a CDS encoding response regulator transcription factor, translating into MAKILIVSDKTEAGELYRFLNGRGLSSHVLPGDEDILQGVSDNGGSLVLILLSNYTLANNIARIIKQEKRLPVLMLLQPDKIGQAILPMEADDFVLYPGQEDELCLRIERLLPGNGTKMAEECIRCGDLVIDLASCEVSLKGEVLDLTFREYELLKFLALNRGRTFTREALLNRVWGYDYFGGDRTVDVHIRRLRTKTGDLDNPYIETVRNIGYRFRKKD; encoded by the coding sequence ATGGCTAAAATATTAATAGTTTCCGATAAAACTGAAGCCGGGGAACTTTACCGTTTTCTCAATGGGAGGGGTCTATCCTCCCATGTTTTACCTGGAGATGAAGATATCCTGCAGGGTGTCAGTGATAATGGCGGCAGTCTGGTATTAATCCTCCTATCGAATTATACCCTTGCCAATAATATCGCCCGCATTATTAAACAGGAGAAGCGACTTCCCGTGCTCATGTTGCTCCAGCCGGACAAGATCGGCCAGGCAATACTGCCGATGGAAGCAGATGATTTTGTGTTGTACCCAGGGCAGGAAGATGAGCTCTGCCTGCGTATCGAACGTCTGTTGCCAGGCAACGGGACTAAAATGGCGGAAGAATGTATCCGCTGCGGGGATCTGGTTATCGATCTTGCCAGTTGTGAAGTTTCGCTCAAAGGGGAGGTTCTCGACCTGACTTTCCGGGAATATGAGCTGCTTAAATTTCTGGCGTTGAACCGAGGGAGGACTTTCACTCGGGAAGCACTTCTTAACCGCGTATGGGGTTATGATTATTTTGGAGGGGACAGAACTGTTGACGTGCATATCCGCCGCCTGAGAACCAAAACCGGAGATCTTGATAATCCCTACATAGAAACGGTAAGAAATATCGGTTACCGCTTTCGTAAAAAAGACTAG
- the hisF gene encoding imidazole glycerol phosphate synthase subunit HisF, producing the protein MLSRRIIPCLDVQAGRVVKGTSFLGLREAGDPVELATRYYREGADELVFLDISATSEGRDTMEDVVEMVAEKVFIPLTVGGGIRNISDIRRMLGAGADKVSVNSAAVKHPELISEGADKFGSQCIVIAIDAQRREGKGGWEVYINSGSEPTGIDALEWAVKATELGAGEVLLTSMDTDGHRTGYDIELTRAVSESVSVPVIASGGAGSPEDLFMALKEGKADAVLAASIFHYRQFSIADVKAYLFHKGIPVRL; encoded by the coding sequence ATGCTAAGCAGGAGAATAATACCCTGTCTGGACGTGCAGGCTGGACGTGTTGTAAAAGGTACTAGTTTTTTAGGGTTGAGAGAAGCTGGAGATCCGGTAGAACTGGCCACCCGGTATTATCGGGAAGGCGCGGATGAGCTGGTTTTTCTGGACATTTCAGCAACTTCGGAAGGCCGTGATACCATGGAAGATGTAGTTGAAATGGTGGCCGAGAAAGTTTTTATACCGCTCACTGTTGGTGGAGGTATACGAAATATTTCCGATATTCGGCGTATGTTGGGTGCAGGAGCAGACAAAGTCTCGGTTAATTCGGCTGCAGTCAAACACCCCGAACTTATCAGCGAAGGAGCCGACAAGTTTGGAAGCCAGTGTATTGTGATTGCCATTGATGCACAGCGCCGGGAAGGTAAGGGTGGCTGGGAAGTGTATATAAACAGTGGTAGTGAACCCACTGGTATTGATGCGTTGGAATGGGCAGTCAAAGCTACTGAGCTGGGCGCCGGAGAAGTATTGCTTACCAGTATGGATACTGATGGCCATCGCACTGGATATGATATTGAGCTCACCCGGGCTGTTTCAGAAAGTGTAAGCGTTCCGGTCATTGCCAGCGGGGGTGCCGGTTCCCCGGAAGACCTCTTTATGGCATTGAAAGAAGGGAAAGCAGATGCGGTATTGGCGGCCAGCATTTTCCATTATCGCCAGTTTTCGATTGCTGATGTAAAAGCTTACCTTTTTCATAAAGGTATACCGGTTAGGTTATAA
- a CDS encoding glutamate synthase-related protein, producing MPEKYHININETPARFPLVSKYAIVETREKCTGSCRKCVRKNCAFGVFKLNSHNMQKAKERQYLYGCEGCFRCVQECPGGVFSRVKNPDWDNLGGGYWTPDIIHQTWKQAENGRVPVSGAGYRGKFAACGFDSIWTDMSEIVRPTRDGIHGREYINTSVDINRRPHHLSFSQDGKLDRSYTTVVEIPIPLLFEVPKFGIINRRVLNAMVSAASELETLMFLRPEEYSDDLEPLASSIVPRLKASNQVQFNNLIKKCRIVEIDYCENILQIIIAAKTINPDVLISVGIELDGKAVERAIETSELDEVDLLHFYADANGNGLGSNQPRFLSSLIQEMHSALVERGLRFRTNLVFSGGIALAEHLAKAIIYGADALAISTPLLLALECHMCYRCLSGESCPVSMEEIPENWGRQRILNLAGAWRDQLIEVMGAMGIREARRLRGDIGRSMCFENLEKECFGPIFGKSVAKGSV from the coding sequence ATGCCTGAAAAGTATCATATAAATATAAACGAAACACCAGCCCGGTTTCCGCTGGTAAGCAAATACGCTATCGTAGAAACCAGGGAAAAATGCACTGGTTCCTGTCGCAAATGCGTCAGAAAAAACTGCGCATTTGGGGTATTTAAACTCAATTCCCATAATATGCAAAAGGCGAAAGAGCGGCAATACCTGTATGGCTGCGAGGGTTGTTTCAGGTGTGTACAGGAATGCCCTGGTGGTGTTTTTTCCCGTGTGAAAAATCCGGATTGGGATAATCTGGGTGGTGGTTACTGGACTCCGGATATAATTCACCAGACTTGGAAGCAGGCTGAAAATGGCAGGGTTCCTGTTTCTGGAGCGGGGTATCGCGGTAAATTTGCTGCCTGTGGATTCGATTCTATTTGGACTGATATGAGTGAAATTGTTCGTCCGACGCGGGACGGAATTCACGGCAGAGAGTACATAAACACCTCGGTTGATATTAACCGCAGGCCTCACCACTTGTCGTTTTCTCAGGATGGCAAGCTGGACAGGAGCTATACCACTGTGGTTGAAATTCCTATCCCTCTGTTATTTGAAGTTCCAAAATTTGGAATTATCAATCGCAGAGTTCTAAATGCTATGGTTTCTGCAGCTTCTGAGTTGGAAACACTTATGTTTCTACGTCCGGAGGAATATAGTGATGACCTTGAGCCTTTAGCATCCAGTATTGTTCCACGCCTGAAGGCAAGCAATCAGGTTCAGTTTAACAACTTAATAAAAAAATGTCGGATAGTAGAAATTGACTACTGCGAAAATATTTTACAAATCATAATAGCGGCGAAAACCATCAATCCAGATGTGTTAATAAGTGTCGGCATTGAGCTTGATGGTAAAGCGGTTGAGCGTGCTATTGAAACGTCGGAGCTTGATGAAGTGGACTTGCTTCACTTCTATGCTGACGCTAACGGTAATGGGCTTGGCTCCAATCAGCCGCGGTTTTTGAGCTCCTTGATTCAGGAAATGCATTCGGCGCTCGTCGAAAGAGGATTGCGTTTTCGTACCAACCTGGTTTTTTCCGGGGGAATTGCACTGGCGGAGCACCTTGCCAAGGCGATTATTTATGGAGCTGATGCGTTAGCGATTTCTACTCCGTTGTTGTTGGCACTTGAATGCCACATGTGCTATCGATGTCTCTCCGGAGAATCTTGCCCGGTATCCATGGAAGAAATCCCGGAAAACTGGGGCCGTCAGCGGATACTAAACCTGGCGGGGGCATGGCGTGACCAGCTTATAGAGGTGATGGGGGCAATGGGGATAAGAGAAGCGCGGCGTTTAAGGGGGGATATAGGGCGCTCAATGTGTTTTGAGAACCTTGAAAAAGAGTGTTTTGGGCCAATTTTTGGCAAGAGTGTGGCGAAAGGTTCGGTTTAA